A genome region from Lactobacillus sp. ESL0791 includes the following:
- a CDS encoding DUF2087 domain-containing protein produces the protein MNETDKKTLERYLDEDGVVKTWPGKEKKRLLILQYLASKFEPGKKYSEPDVNLILRKYIDNYVTRRRDLIDHQLLNRTDDGKTYWVEKEK, from the coding sequence ATGAACGAAACAGATAAAAAAACTTTAGAACGCTATTTAGATGAAGATGGGGTTGTTAAAACCTGGCCGGGTAAGGAAAAGAAGCGTTTGCTCATCCTGCAATATCTTGCAAGTAAGTTTGAACCTGGTAAAAAATATTCTGAACCAGATGTCAATTTGATTTTACGCAAGTATATTGATAATTACGTGACCAGACGCCGCGATTTGATTGATCATCAATTGCTTAACCGTACAGATGATGGCAAAACCTATTGGGTTGAAAAAGAAAAATAA